From Oceanococcus atlanticus, a single genomic window includes:
- the recJ gene encoding single-stranded-DNA-specific exonuclease RecJ has translation MTTLASRALSRRSPKAPPLDGVAHPVLQRVLSHRGLVERERDLGLAGLLSWRELKGIDAAAACLADALAAQQRILIVGDYDADGATGVALAVSALREMGAQAVDYLVPDRIKLGYGLSPALAELALSRTPDVVVTVDNGISSVAGVARLREAGVAVVVTDHHLPGDTLPAATAIVNPNQPGDGFASKALAGVGVMFYVLAALRHELQARDYFTQRGLQAPNLAAHLDLVALGTVADLVALDGNNRRLVEQGLLRMRAGCARPGLAALIEVSGRKAAELQASDLGFALGPRINAAGRLDHMDQGIACLLAPSLTQARPLAQGLDQINQQRRAMQTEMQDDAIARVEVEDSDAVALCLHDAGWHEGVVGLIASQVKERFHRPVIAFADAAEGMLKGSGRSISGFHLRDALALLDARHPGLIDKFGGHAMAAGLSIRKADLEVFSQAFVAVCDETIDRALLEAVWLSDGELDAATLSLDTVTALRQAGPWGQGFEDPLFDNVFEVRRQRVVGSGHLKLRLGLPGATQTWDAIAFGVDERVQAQQIRLVYQLDINDYFDPPSVQLIVRGQVA, from the coding sequence ATGACGACACTGGCCAGCCGTGCGCTGAGCCGGCGCAGTCCCAAGGCGCCGCCCCTGGACGGGGTGGCTCATCCGGTGTTGCAGCGGGTTCTTAGTCACCGTGGCCTGGTCGAACGCGAACGTGATCTGGGGCTGGCGGGGCTGCTGTCCTGGCGCGAACTGAAAGGTATCGATGCCGCGGCGGCCTGTCTGGCTGATGCGCTGGCGGCGCAGCAACGCATCCTCATCGTTGGTGACTACGACGCCGATGGCGCAACCGGCGTGGCCCTGGCCGTCTCGGCGCTACGTGAGATGGGGGCGCAGGCGGTGGACTATCTGGTCCCGGATCGCATCAAGCTGGGTTACGGGCTGTCGCCGGCCCTGGCGGAGCTGGCTTTGTCGCGCACGCCCGATGTGGTCGTGACCGTGGACAACGGTATCAGCAGTGTCGCCGGGGTGGCGCGCCTGCGTGAGGCCGGGGTTGCGGTGGTGGTGACGGACCATCATTTACCTGGCGACACCCTGCCGGCGGCGACCGCCATCGTTAATCCGAACCAGCCCGGGGATGGCTTTGCCTCCAAGGCGCTCGCCGGCGTCGGCGTGATGTTCTATGTGCTGGCTGCATTGCGCCACGAGCTGCAGGCGCGTGACTACTTCACACAGCGCGGGCTTCAAGCGCCGAATCTGGCCGCTCATCTCGATCTGGTTGCGCTGGGTACGGTGGCTGATCTGGTTGCGCTGGATGGCAACAACCGGCGTCTGGTAGAGCAGGGCCTGCTGCGTATGCGGGCAGGCTGTGCACGCCCTGGGCTGGCCGCGCTGATAGAAGTTTCCGGGCGCAAGGCCGCAGAGTTGCAGGCCAGTGACCTGGGCTTTGCCCTGGGGCCGCGGATCAATGCGGCTGGGCGCCTGGATCATATGGATCAGGGCATTGCCTGTCTGCTGGCACCATCCCTGACACAGGCGCGACCGTTGGCGCAGGGGCTGGATCAGATCAATCAGCAACGCCGCGCGATGCAGACCGAAATGCAGGACGACGCCATCGCACGTGTTGAAGTTGAAGACAGCGATGCGGTGGCCCTGTGTCTGCACGATGCGGGCTGGCACGAAGGGGTGGTGGGGCTGATCGCTTCACAGGTGAAGGAACGTTTCCATCGCCCGGTCATTGCATTTGCCGATGCCGCCGAGGGCATGCTCAAGGGTTCCGGACGCTCGATCAGTGGCTTTCATCTGCGCGATGCGCTGGCCTTGCTGGATGCCCGCCATCCGGGCCTGATCGACAAGTTTGGTGGCCATGCCATGGCAGCTGGTCTGAGCATTCGCAAAGCGGATCTCGAGGTGTTCTCGCAGGCCTTTGTTGCGGTGTGTGATGAGACCATTGATCGCGCTTTGCTCGAGGCGGTGTGGCTCAGCGATGGCGAGCTGGATGCGGCCACCCTGAGCCTGGATACGGTGACGGCGCTGCGACAGGCCGGGCCATGGGGGCAGGGATTCGAGGATCCGCTGTTCGACAACGTGTTTGAGGTGCGCAGGCAGCGCGTGGTCGGCAGCGGTCATCTCAAACTGAGGCTTGGGCTGCCCGGTGCAACGCAGACCTGGGATGCGATCGCCTTCGGGGTCGACGAACGTGTGCAGGCGCAACAGATCAGGCTGGTTTATCAGCTCGACATCAACGACTACTTCGATCCGCCCAGCGTTCAGCTGATCGTGCGCGGGCAGGTGGCCTAG
- the thrC gene encoding threonine synthase produces MNGTSLYTGLVDRYRARLPLAPGAEAISLGEGATPLIKLRNIPGDVGFSGEIYVKYEGLNPTGSFKDRGMTVAVTQAHAEGSKAIICASTGNTSAAAAAYAARAGMTAFVLIPEGKIAMGKFSQTAIHGCSVIQIRGNFDDGMQLVKDVAETLPVTVVNSVNPYRLQGQKTASFEIVEALGDAPDYHCLPVGNAGNISAYWMGYREMATPRAGETPIAPDSFSYLREAVTDKLPVMCGFQAAGAAPFLAGAPVKNPETVATAIRIGNPQSWAHAETAVRESNGHFDAIEDDEILAAQKLLAEREGVFCEPASASSLAGALRDIASGKIKPGSRVVCTLTGHGLKDPDIAIKQATAEPVTVDATRQAVEDALVKGL; encoded by the coding sequence ATGAACGGAACATCCCTCTACACCGGTCTGGTTGACCGCTATCGCGCGCGCCTGCCGCTGGCCCCTGGTGCCGAAGCCATCAGCCTGGGGGAGGGCGCCACGCCGCTGATCAAGCTGCGCAACATCCCCGGCGATGTCGGCTTCAGCGGCGAGATCTACGTCAAATACGAAGGTCTCAATCCGACCGGTTCATTCAAGGACCGCGGTATGACGGTGGCGGTGACCCAGGCCCATGCCGAAGGCAGCAAAGCCATCATCTGCGCCTCAACCGGGAACACATCGGCCGCCGCTGCGGCCTATGCCGCCCGCGCTGGCATGACCGCTTTTGTGCTCATTCCTGAGGGCAAGATCGCCATGGGCAAGTTTTCCCAGACGGCGATTCATGGCTGTTCGGTGATACAGATTCGCGGCAACTTCGATGACGGCATGCAGCTGGTCAAGGACGTTGCCGAGACTTTGCCGGTGACGGTGGTCAACTCGGTCAATCCGTACCGCCTGCAGGGTCAGAAAACCGCCTCCTTCGAGATTGTTGAAGCGCTTGGCGATGCGCCCGACTACCACTGCCTGCCGGTCGGCAATGCGGGCAACATTTCGGCCTACTGGATGGGCTACCGCGAAATGGCGACGCCGCGTGCCGGTGAAACCCCGATCGCGCCGGACAGCTTCAGCTACCTGCGTGAAGCGGTGACCGACAAGCTGCCGGTCATGTGCGGTTTTCAGGCTGCAGGCGCGGCGCCGTTTTTGGCTGGTGCGCCGGTCAAGAATCCGGAAACCGTGGCCACCGCGATCCGGATTGGCAACCCGCAAAGCTGGGCTCATGCCGAGACCGCCGTGCGCGAATCCAATGGGCATTTCGACGCTATTGAAGATGACGAAATACTGGCCGCACAGAAACTGCTTGCCGAGCGCGAAGGTGTGTTCTGTGAGCCGGCTTCGGCCAGTTCTCTGGCCGGTGCGCTGCGCGATATCGCCAGCGGCAAGATCAAGCCGGGCAGTCGCGTGGTGTGCACGCTGACCGGGCACGGTCTGAAAGATCCGGATATCGCGATCAAGCAGGCCACAGCCGAGCCGGTCACCGTTGACGCCACTCGTCAGGCGGTCGAAGACGCGCTGGTTAAAGGGCTTTAG
- a CDS encoding homoserine dehydrogenase, with protein sequence MSLKIGLLGLGTVGAGTVKVLRENTDDITSRAGRPIEIVRAAVRDPALPRDCDLSGIELDSDADALVADPRIDVVVELMGGIGRARELVLAALANGKSVVTANKALIAEHGKEIFECAQAHGQVVAFEAAVAGGIPIIKALREGLVGNRIDQIAGIINGTTNFILSRMEADGADFAEVLAEAQAKGYAEADPTFDVEGIDAGHKLAILATLAFDIPLATDQLHTIGVGKVSAEDISFARELGYRIKHLAVARRSEAGVELRVEPTLVPKNAFVAKVDGVMNGVSISGNAVGTAGFYGPGAGALATASAVVADIVDVALGHAIAPPAMAQEVSFVPQSAVVSAHYLRMRVTDQSGVMKTISGILAGLDISIEAMVQKESSEGQAEVVLITHEVSTGAITQAMDELAACDAVHGGIVQMRLEHLSE encoded by the coding sequence ATGAGTTTGAAAATCGGCCTGCTGGGCCTGGGAACTGTGGGCGCAGGCACGGTCAAGGTGCTGCGTGAGAACACCGACGACATCACCAGCCGGGCCGGGCGTCCGATCGAGATCGTGCGCGCGGCCGTGCGCGATCCGGCGCTGCCGCGAGACTGCGATCTGAGCGGTATCGAGCTGGACAGCGACGCCGATGCGTTGGTGGCAGATCCGCGCATCGACGTGGTGGTCGAGTTGATGGGCGGTATCGGTCGCGCCCGCGAACTGGTGCTGGCGGCGCTGGCCAACGGCAAGTCGGTGGTCACCGCCAACAAGGCCTTGATTGCCGAGCACGGCAAGGAAATTTTCGAGTGCGCCCAGGCGCACGGTCAGGTCGTGGCCTTTGAAGCGGCCGTGGCGGGCGGTATCCCGATCATCAAAGCACTGCGAGAAGGTCTGGTCGGCAACCGCATTGACCAGATCGCCGGCATCATCAACGGGACGACCAACTTCATTCTCAGCCGCATGGAAGCGGATGGTGCCGACTTCGCCGAGGTGCTGGCCGAAGCCCAGGCCAAGGGCTATGCCGAGGCCGATCCGACCTTCGACGTCGAAGGCATCGATGCCGGGCACAAACTGGCGATTCTGGCCACGCTGGCCTTTGATATTCCTTTGGCCACCGATCAGCTGCACACCATTGGCGTGGGCAAGGTCAGCGCCGAGGACATCAGCTTTGCCCGTGAGCTGGGCTATCGTATCAAGCATCTGGCGGTGGCCCGGCGCAGCGAAGCCGGTGTTGAGCTGCGGGTCGAGCCGACCCTGGTTCCGAAGAACGCGTTCGTGGCCAAGGTTGATGGCGTCATGAACGGTGTATCGATCAGCGGCAACGCGGTCGGCACTGCCGGCTTCTATGGTCCGGGCGCGGGGGCTTTGGCCACCGCATCGGCGGTGGTTGCGGATATCGTCGACGTGGCGCTCGGGCATGCCATTGCGCCACCGGCCATGGCCCAGGAAGTCAGCTTCGTGCCGCAGTCGGCGGTGGTCAGCGCGCATTATCTGCGGATGCGGGTGACCGATCAGTCGGGCGTGATGAAAACCATCAGTGGCATCCTCGCAGGCCTGGATATCAGCATCGAAGCGATGGTGCAGAAGGAGTCCTCCGAAGGGCAGGCCGAGGTCGTTCTGATCACCCACGAGGTCAGCACCGGCGCAATCACGCAGGCCATGGACGAACTGGCGGCGTGCGACGCCGTACACGGCGGCATCGTGCAGATGCGCCTGGAGCATTTGAGCGAATGA